The following are encoded in a window of Mycobacterium sp. ELW1 genomic DNA:
- a CDS encoding metal-dependent phosphohydrolase: MQDLVEAWAALLSRYTDDPAVAEVGRDLVASWSEAHRRYHSVEHLRDILRHVEELAGFADDPDAVRLAAWYHDAVYAGLPDDEERSAQLAEQDLSRLGVQPQLVDEVARLIRLTITHDPAPGDHNGEVLSDADLAALAVPRDRYERNTAAIQAEYSHVPTEVFRRGRVQVLVALLGGPGVFRTEYARREWETLAQGNLRAELATLTG; encoded by the coding sequence GTGCAGGATCTGGTTGAGGCGTGGGCCGCACTGCTGTCCCGGTATACCGACGACCCGGCCGTGGCTGAGGTGGGCCGCGACCTGGTGGCGTCCTGGTCCGAAGCGCACCGCCGCTACCACTCCGTCGAGCACCTGCGGGACATCCTCCGCCATGTCGAGGAGCTGGCCGGATTCGCCGACGACCCGGACGCTGTGCGGCTCGCGGCCTGGTACCACGACGCGGTCTACGCCGGGCTACCCGACGACGAGGAACGTAGCGCCCAGCTCGCCGAGCAGGACCTGTCCCGCCTGGGCGTGCAGCCGCAGCTGGTCGACGAGGTGGCCCGGCTGATTCGGCTGACGATCACGCACGATCCCGCGCCGGGCGACCACAACGGCGAGGTGCTCTCCGATGCCGACCTGGCGGCGTTGGCGGTGCCGAGGGACCGCTACGAGCGCAACACCGCGGCGATTCAGGCCGAATACAGCCATGTCCCCACCGAGGTCTTCCGTCGGGGCCGGGTGCAGGTGCTGGTGGCACTGCTGGGCGGGCCGGGCGTTTTCCGCACCGAGTACGCCCGCCGCGAGTGGGAGACATTGGCCCAGGGCAATCTGCGGGCCGAACTGGCGACGTTGACGGGTTGA
- a CDS encoding galactan 5-O-arabinofuranosyltransferase, with product MVAAVVAAVAVSTIALIAISRVQWPAFPSSNQLHALTTVGQVGCLILLLGTGFLWRRGYEWVARMAAAAFLAAFTVVTLGMPLGATRLYLFGISVDQQFRTEYLTRLTQSPALHDMTYIGLPPFYPPGWFWLGGRIAALTGTPGWEMLKPWAIVSIAIAVVLAMTLWSAMIRFEYALIVTVATTAVTLAYSSPEPYAAIITVLIPPVLVLAWSGLRGKTRAGGWAAVVGVGVFLGVSATFYTLLVGYTAFTVVVMGLIVAIARRTAEPLLRLLVAGVIALAIAAITWLPFLLHAVRHPLSDTGSAQHYLPADGAVLTFPMLQFSLLGALCMLGTLWLVWRARSSTRAAALGIGVLTVYGWSMLSMLTTLVGTTLLSFRLQPTLTVLLSAAGVFGFIDVTLALATRTNRKVIGAAAAIGLIGAVGFSQDIPDVLRPDLTVAYTDTDGYGQRGDRRPPGAEKYYAEVDAAIAKITGRPRQETVVLTADYSFLSYYPYYGFQGLTSHYANPLAEFDKRAAAIESWAELKSADQLAHALDTLPWQPPTVFLMRRGANDTYTLRLAEDVYPNQPNVRRYTVDFDVSLFSGPHFTVKTIGPFVVAIRNP from the coding sequence ATGGTTGCGGCAGTCGTTGCAGCCGTGGCCGTTTCGACCATTGCGCTGATCGCGATCTCGCGGGTGCAGTGGCCGGCCTTCCCGTCGTCGAACCAACTTCACGCGCTGACCACCGTCGGGCAGGTGGGCTGCCTGATCCTGCTGCTGGGCACGGGATTCCTCTGGCGCAGGGGATATGAGTGGGTCGCCCGGATGGCCGCGGCGGCGTTCCTGGCGGCGTTCACGGTGGTCACCCTCGGCATGCCACTGGGCGCGACCCGCCTCTATCTGTTCGGCATCTCCGTCGACCAACAGTTCCGCACCGAGTACCTGACCCGGCTCACGCAGAGCCCGGCACTGCACGACATGACCTATATCGGTCTGCCACCGTTCTATCCGCCAGGCTGGTTCTGGCTGGGCGGCCGCATCGCCGCCCTGACCGGAACTCCGGGCTGGGAGATGCTGAAGCCGTGGGCCATCGTCTCGATCGCGATCGCCGTCGTGCTCGCGATGACGTTGTGGTCGGCCATGATTCGGTTCGAGTACGCACTGATCGTCACCGTTGCCACCACCGCGGTGACCTTGGCCTACAGCTCGCCCGAGCCCTACGCCGCGATCATCACCGTCCTCATCCCGCCGGTCCTGGTGCTCGCGTGGTCGGGACTGCGCGGCAAGACCCGGGCCGGTGGATGGGCCGCCGTCGTCGGCGTCGGGGTGTTCCTCGGCGTCTCGGCGACTTTCTACACCCTGCTCGTCGGCTACACCGCGTTCACGGTCGTGGTGATGGGTCTGATCGTGGCGATCGCGCGACGCACCGCCGAACCGCTGCTGCGACTCCTGGTCGCCGGCGTCATCGCACTGGCCATCGCCGCGATCACCTGGCTGCCGTTCCTGCTGCACGCCGTCCGGCATCCGCTCAGCGACACCGGCAGCGCCCAGCACTACCTGCCCGCCGACGGCGCGGTCCTCACCTTCCCGATGCTGCAGTTCTCGCTGCTGGGCGCGCTGTGCATGCTCGGCACGCTCTGGCTGGTGTGGCGGGCCCGCTCGTCCACGAGAGCAGCCGCACTCGGGATCGGAGTGCTGACCGTCTACGGCTGGTCGATGCTGTCGATGCTCACCACGCTGGTCGGCACCACCTTGCTGTCGTTCCGGTTGCAGCCCACCCTCACCGTCCTGCTGTCGGCCGCCGGGGTGTTCGGGTTCATCGACGTGACTCTGGCGCTGGCCACTCGCACCAACCGCAAGGTCATCGGAGCCGCCGCGGCCATCGGGCTGATCGGGGCCGTCGGCTTCAGCCAGGACATCCCCGACGTGCTGCGCCCCGATCTGACCGTCGCCTACACCGACACCGACGGCTACGGCCAGCGCGGCGACCGCCGACCCCCCGGGGCCGAGAAGTACTACGCCGAAGTCGACGCCGCCATCGCAAAGATCACCGGCCGGCCCCGCCAGGAGACCGTCGTGCTGACCGCCGACTACAGCTTCCTGTCCTACTACCCGTACTACGGGTTCCAGGGGCTGACGTCGCACTACGCCAACCCGCTCGCCGAGTTCGACAAGCGCGCGGCGGCCATCGAATCCTGGGCCGAGTTGAAGAGCGCCGACCAGCTGGCCCACGCGCTCGACACCCTGCCGTGGCAGCCGCCCACGGTGTTCCTGATGCGCCGTGGCGCCAATGACACCTACACCTTGCGGCTGGCCGAGGACGTCTACCCGAACCAGCCCAATGTGCGGCGCTACACCGTCGACTTCGACGTCAGCCTGTTCAGCGGACCGCACTTCACCGTCAAGACGATCGGGCCCTTCGTAGTGGCCATCCGGAATCCGTAG
- a CDS encoding decaprenylphospho-beta-D-erythro-pentofuranosid-2-ulose 2-reductase, with the protein MIDATGNPQTILLLGGTSEIGLAICKRYLRNAKARIILADLPNAPKRDAAIAQLEAAGASSVEYLDFDALDTKSHPDVIEKAWANGDVDVAIVAFGILGDAEELWQNQSKAVLSAQINYTAAVSVGVLIGEKMRAQGFGQIIAMSSVAGERVRRNNFVYGSTKAGLDGFYLGLGEALQEHGVHVLVIRPGQVRTTTTLEHWKATGAKEAPFTVNAEDVAELAVTSAAKGKTLVWAPGQVRVLMSVIRHIPRPIFRKLPI; encoded by the coding sequence ATGATCGACGCCACTGGCAATCCGCAAACCATCCTGCTGCTGGGCGGAACCTCCGAGATCGGCCTCGCCATCTGCAAGCGCTACCTGCGCAACGCCAAGGCCCGCATCATCCTGGCCGATCTGCCGAACGCCCCCAAGCGTGACGCCGCCATCGCCCAGCTGGAGGCCGCAGGCGCCAGCTCGGTCGAGTACCTCGACTTCGATGCACTGGACACCAAGAGCCACCCGGATGTCATCGAAAAGGCCTGGGCCAATGGCGATGTCGACGTGGCGATTGTCGCGTTCGGCATCCTCGGCGACGCCGAGGAGCTCTGGCAGAATCAGTCGAAGGCGGTCCTGAGCGCCCAGATCAACTACACCGCGGCGGTCTCGGTGGGGGTGCTGATCGGTGAGAAGATGCGCGCCCAGGGTTTCGGTCAGATCATCGCGATGTCCTCGGTGGCCGGGGAACGGGTACGCCGCAACAACTTCGTCTACGGATCCACCAAGGCCGGTCTGGACGGCTTCTACCTCGGCCTCGGAGAGGCCTTGCAAGAGCACGGGGTTCACGTCCTCGTCATCCGCCCCGGCCAAGTGCGCACCACCACGACGCTGGAGCACTGGAAGGCCACCGGCGCCAAGGAAGCACCGTTCACGGTGAACGCCGAAGATGTCGCCGAACTGGCCGTCACCTCCGCGGCCAAGGGCAAAACCCTGGTGTGGGCGCCCGGGCAGGTGCGGGTGCTGATGTCGGTGATCCGACACATCCCGCGCCCCATTTTCCGCAAGCTGCCGATTTAG
- a CDS encoding arabinosyltransferase domain-containing protein, which yields MAVSDRQLISSSVNETRAKYRTARLVAVIAGLLGAGLAILTPLLPVEQTTAELNWPQNGVLNSVTAPLISYVATDLTIDVPCRAAAGLNSPDKTVLLSTVPKQAPKAVDRGMLIQRANNDLVVVVRNTPVVVAPMSQVLSPACQKLTFTAHADRVTAEFVGLTQGADSNAPGKPLTGERSGYDFRPQIVGIFTDLSGPAPPGLSVHATIDTRYSSAPTALKMAAMVLGVVLTIVALGALHVMDRADGVRQRRFLPSRWWSVTPLDGLVLTVLVWWHFVGANTSDDGYILTMARVSEHAGYMANYYRWFGTPEAPFGWYYDLLALWAHVSTSSVWMRLPTLGMALVCWWLISREVIPRLGHAVKTSRAAVWTAAGMFLAFWLPLNNGLRPEPIIALGILLTWCSVERGVATSRLLPVAFACIIGALTLFSGPTGIASIGALLVAIGPLRTILHRRSRQFGLLPLLAPILAAGTVTLILIFRDQTLVGEVQANALKSAVGPSLSWFDEHIRYERLFMASPDGSVSRRFAVLALLVALAVSVAMILRRGHIPGTAAGPSRRIIGITIISFLAMMFTPTKWTHHFGVFAGLAGSLGALAAVAVTAHVLRSRRNRAIFAAAVLFVTALSFASVNGWWYVSNFGVPWSNQFPEWHFGFTTMLLGLTVLALLVAAWFHFSGRDTGGPVRTRWWSRFVGSPLATMAWLLVVFEVLSLTLGMTEQWPAWSVGRSNLQAVTGKTCGLADDVLVEEDPNAGTLAPIVGVSVGDALAATTAQGFTPDGIPADVSADPVLEPPGGGSFVDSDGMVTSSEAGTEGGTTVAAGVNGSRARLPYGLDPARTPVMGSWRAGVQQPAVLRSAWYQLPADWAASPLLVVAAAGRFDQDEVQVQWATDQQAAEGKSGGTVLFGDVGAAPAWRNLRAPLAAIPRDATHIRLVATDDDLSPQHWIAITPPRIPKLRSLQDVVGSQDPVLLDWLVGLAFPCQRPFAHQYGVIEPPKWRILPDRFGAEANSPVMDNIGGGPLGISELLYRAVTVPSYLRNDWFRDWGALQRLNPFYPDAQPARLDLGTATRSGLWSPAPLRPT from the coding sequence ATGGCCGTCTCGGACCGCCAATTAATATCTAGCTCCGTGAACGAGACGCGGGCGAAGTATCGGACCGCCCGTCTTGTCGCTGTCATCGCAGGTCTGTTGGGCGCCGGGCTGGCGATCCTCACGCCGCTGCTGCCGGTCGAGCAAACCACCGCAGAGCTGAATTGGCCGCAGAATGGGGTGCTGAACAGCGTCACCGCGCCGCTGATCAGCTACGTGGCAACCGATTTGACCATCGACGTGCCGTGTCGCGCGGCCGCCGGGCTGAACAGTCCCGACAAGACGGTGCTGCTGTCGACGGTCCCCAAGCAGGCACCCAAGGCCGTCGACCGCGGGATGTTGATCCAACGCGCCAACAACGACCTCGTCGTCGTGGTCCGCAACACCCCCGTCGTCGTCGCGCCGATGAGCCAGGTGCTCAGCCCGGCGTGCCAGAAGCTGACGTTCACCGCGCACGCCGACCGGGTGACCGCCGAGTTCGTCGGCCTCACCCAGGGCGCCGACAGCAATGCTCCCGGCAAGCCGCTCACAGGCGAGCGCAGCGGCTATGACTTCCGGCCCCAGATCGTCGGCATCTTCACCGATCTATCCGGACCGGCACCGCCCGGGCTGAGTGTTCACGCCACCATCGACACCCGGTACAGCAGCGCCCCGACCGCGCTGAAGATGGCGGCGATGGTGCTCGGCGTGGTGCTGACGATCGTCGCCCTCGGCGCGCTGCACGTGATGGACCGCGCCGACGGTGTCCGGCAGCGACGGTTCCTGCCGTCACGCTGGTGGTCGGTCACCCCACTGGACGGATTGGTTCTCACCGTCCTGGTCTGGTGGCACTTCGTCGGCGCCAACACCTCCGACGACGGCTACATCCTGACCATGGCCCGGGTATCCGAGCACGCCGGCTACATGGCCAACTACTACCGCTGGTTCGGCACGCCGGAAGCACCGTTCGGCTGGTATTACGACCTGCTGGCACTGTGGGCGCACGTCTCGACATCGAGCGTGTGGATGCGGCTGCCGACCCTCGGCATGGCCCTGGTGTGCTGGTGGCTGATCAGCCGCGAGGTGATCCCCCGACTCGGTCACGCCGTCAAGACCAGCCGCGCCGCCGTCTGGACCGCGGCCGGCATGTTCCTGGCGTTCTGGCTGCCGCTGAACAACGGCCTGCGCCCCGAGCCGATCATCGCGCTGGGCATCCTGCTGACCTGGTGCTCGGTCGAGCGTGGGGTGGCCACCAGCCGGCTGCTTCCGGTCGCGTTCGCCTGCATCATCGGGGCGCTGACGCTGTTCTCCGGCCCGACCGGAATCGCGTCGATCGGCGCGCTGCTGGTGGCGATCGGCCCGCTGCGCACGATCCTGCATCGACGGTCCCGGCAGTTCGGACTGCTGCCCCTGCTCGCACCGATCCTGGCCGCCGGGACAGTCACGCTCATCCTGATCTTCCGGGACCAGACCCTGGTCGGCGAGGTGCAGGCCAACGCGCTCAAGTCGGCCGTCGGCCCCAGCCTGAGCTGGTTCGACGAACACATCCGCTACGAGCGGTTGTTCATGGCCAGCCCCGATGGTTCGGTATCGCGACGGTTCGCGGTGCTGGCCCTGCTCGTCGCGCTGGCGGTGTCGGTGGCGATGATCCTGCGTCGCGGGCACATCCCCGGAACCGCCGCCGGCCCCAGCAGGCGGATCATCGGGATCACGATCATCTCGTTCCTGGCGATGATGTTCACCCCGACGAAGTGGACGCACCACTTCGGGGTGTTCGCCGGGCTGGCCGGTTCGCTGGGTGCGCTGGCCGCGGTCGCGGTCACCGCGCATGTGTTGCGATCCCGAAGAAACCGGGCGATCTTCGCCGCCGCGGTCCTGTTCGTCACCGCTCTGTCGTTCGCCAGTGTCAACGGCTGGTGGTACGTCTCGAACTTCGGCGTGCCGTGGTCGAACCAGTTCCCCGAATGGCACTTCGGCTTCACCACGATGCTGCTCGGGCTGACGGTGCTCGCCCTACTCGTAGCCGCCTGGTTCCACTTCTCCGGCCGTGACACCGGCGGCCCCGTGCGCACCCGGTGGTGGTCGCGCTTCGTCGGCTCGCCGCTGGCCACGATGGCCTGGCTGTTGGTGGTCTTCGAGGTGCTGTCGCTGACGCTGGGAATGACCGAGCAGTGGCCGGCGTGGTCGGTCGGCCGCTCGAACCTGCAGGCGGTGACCGGCAAGACCTGCGGGCTGGCCGACGATGTCCTGGTCGAGGAGGACCCGAACGCCGGGACGCTGGCCCCGATCGTCGGAGTGTCGGTGGGCGACGCGCTCGCCGCGACGACGGCCCAGGGCTTCACTCCCGACGGCATCCCCGCCGACGTCTCGGCCGACCCGGTGCTGGAGCCGCCCGGCGGCGGCAGCTTCGTCGACAGCGACGGCATGGTCACCAGCAGCGAGGCCGGCACCGAAGGCGGCACCACCGTGGCGGCCGGGGTCAACGGCTCCCGGGCCCGGCTGCCCTACGGCCTCGACCCGGCCCGCACCCCGGTGATGGGCAGCTGGCGCGCCGGTGTGCAACAACCGGCGGTGCTGCGCTCGGCCTGGTACCAGCTGCCCGCCGACTGGGCCGCTTCCCCGCTGCTGGTCGTCGCGGCCGCCGGACGGTTCGACCAGGACGAGGTCCAGGTGCAGTGGGCGACCGACCAACAGGCCGCCGAAGGCAAGTCGGGCGGCACCGTGCTGTTCGGCGACGTCGGCGCCGCACCGGCGTGGCGCAACCTGCGCGCCCCGCTGGCGGCGATCCCGCGCGACGCCACCCACATCCGCCTCGTCGCCACCGACGACGACCTCTCTCCTCAGCACTGGATCGCCATCACGCCACCGCGCATCCCGAAGCTGCGCAGCCTGCAGGACGTAGTCGGATCGCAGGATCCGGTACTGCTGGATTGGCTTGTCGGACTGGCATTCCCGTGCCAACGGCCGTTCGCCCACCAATACGGCGTCATCGAACCGCCGAAGTGGCGGATCCTGCCGGACCGGTTCGGCGCCGAAGCCAACTCGCCGGTGATGGACAACATCGGCGGCGGCCCGCTCGGCATCAGTGAGCTGCTGTACCGCGCGGTCACAGTCCCGAGCTATCTGCGCAACGACTGGTTCCGCGACTGGGGCGCCCTGCAGCGGCTCAACCCGTTCTATCCCGACGCCCAGCCAGCGCGTCTGGATCTCGGCACCGCCACCCGAAGCGGGCTGTGGAGCCCGGCTCCGCTGCGACCTACCTAA
- a CDS encoding GtrA family protein, with translation MVRFIVTGGLSAVVDFGLYVLFLKLGLQVNVAKTLSFIAGTTTAYLINRRWTFQAPPSTARFVAVVVLYALTYAVQVGINYLFYLKFAGHSWQVPVAFVIAQGTATVINFVVQRAVIFRLK, from the coding sequence ATGGTGCGCTTCATCGTCACCGGCGGGCTGTCGGCCGTTGTCGACTTCGGGCTGTACGTGCTGTTCCTCAAGCTCGGCCTGCAGGTCAATGTCGCCAAGACGCTGAGCTTCATCGCCGGCACCACCACGGCCTACCTGATCAACCGCCGGTGGACCTTCCAGGCGCCGCCGAGCACCGCCCGCTTCGTCGCGGTGGTCGTCCTCTACGCCCTCACTTATGCGGTGCAGGTGGGCATCAATTACCTGTTCTATCTGAAGTTCGCCGGCCATTCCTGGCAGGTGCCGGTGGCCTTCGTCATCGCGCAGGGCACCGCCACAGTCATCAACTTCGTGGTGCAGCGAGCAGTGATATTCCGGTTGAAGTAA
- a CDS encoding FAD-binding oxidoreductase, whose protein sequence is MATALPLTPRSLTGFGRTAPSVAQVLSTPDVEVIADAVRQVADADSASPSYLRRGIVARGLGRSYGDQACNGGGIIVDMTRLNRIHSLSADTAVADVDAGVSLDQLMKAALPFGLWVPVLPGTRQVTVGGAIGSDIHGKNHHSAGSFGNHVLSLDLLMADGEVHTLTPDGPESALFWATVGGNGLTGIVIRARIAMTRTETAYFIADGVSTANLDETIAVHLDGSEDKYTYSSAWFDLISPPPKLGRAAVSRGSLAKLDQLPAKLAKDPLKFDAPQLLTVPDIFPISAMNKLSFSAIGEVYYRLGGTYQGKIMNLSQFYHMLDLVSGWNNAYGPAGFAQHQFLVPPDALDEFKDIIRWIQTSGHYSALNVFKLFGPGNKAPLSFPMAGWNVAMDFPMKAGVNEFLNELDSRAMEFGGRVYTAKDSRVSAENFHKMYPRIDEWIALRRKADPDGVFASDMARRLELL, encoded by the coding sequence ATGGCTACCGCACTTCCCCTCACGCCGCGTTCCCTGACCGGATTCGGCCGAACTGCGCCGAGCGTGGCACAGGTGCTCTCCACTCCCGACGTGGAGGTGATCGCCGACGCCGTCCGGCAGGTCGCCGACGCTGATTCCGCCAGCCCGTCGTACCTGCGCCGCGGCATCGTGGCGCGCGGGCTGGGCCGTTCGTATGGAGACCAGGCCTGCAACGGCGGCGGAATCATCGTCGACATGACCCGGCTGAATCGGATTCACTCGCTGTCCGCCGACACCGCGGTGGCCGATGTGGATGCCGGGGTGAGCCTGGATCAGCTGATGAAGGCCGCGCTGCCGTTCGGCCTGTGGGTGCCGGTCCTTCCGGGCACCCGTCAGGTCACCGTGGGCGGCGCCATCGGATCTGACATCCACGGCAAAAATCACCACAGCGCAGGCAGTTTCGGCAACCACGTGCTGTCGCTGGACCTGCTGATGGCCGACGGCGAAGTGCACACCCTGACGCCGGACGGCCCCGAAAGCGCGCTGTTCTGGGCCACGGTCGGCGGAAATGGCTTGACGGGCATCGTGATTCGCGCACGAATCGCGATGACCCGGACCGAGACCGCGTATTTCATCGCCGACGGCGTGAGTACCGCAAACCTGGACGAGACCATCGCCGTGCATCTGGACGGCAGCGAGGACAAGTACACCTACTCGAGCGCGTGGTTCGACCTGATCAGTCCGCCGCCCAAACTGGGCCGGGCCGCGGTCAGCCGGGGCAGCCTGGCCAAGCTGGACCAGTTGCCCGCGAAGCTCGCCAAAGATCCGCTGAAGTTCGACGCGCCGCAGCTGTTGACGGTGCCCGACATCTTCCCGATCAGCGCCATGAACAAGCTGTCGTTCAGCGCGATCGGCGAGGTGTACTACCGCCTGGGTGGCACCTACCAGGGCAAGATCATGAACCTGTCGCAGTTCTACCACATGCTCGACCTGGTCAGCGGCTGGAACAATGCTTATGGCCCAGCAGGTTTCGCGCAGCATCAATTCCTCGTTCCACCGGACGCCCTGGACGAGTTCAAGGACATCATCCGGTGGATCCAGACCAGCGGGCACTACTCGGCCCTCAACGTCTTCAAGCTGTTCGGCCCCGGCAACAAGGCACCGCTCAGCTTCCCGATGGCGGGCTGGAACGTCGCGATGGATTTCCCGATGAAGGCCGGAGTGAACGAGTTTCTCAACGAACTCGACAGCCGTGCAATGGAATTCGGCGGCCGGGTCTACACCGCGAAGGACTCGCGCGTCAGCGCGGAGAATTTCCACAAGATGTATCCACGGATCGACGAGTGGATTGCACTGCGCCGCAAGGCCGATCCGGACGGCGTGTTCGCCTCCGACATGGCCCGCCGACTCGAACTGCTGTAG
- a CDS encoding APC family permease: MAEDAAIVDPLMHGLRSKGLKKGSVSLVGAVAIGLAATAPAYSLTGALGHGAEESGYQLPIVFIIAVIPMYFVAQAYKHLTDAAPDAGTVFTWGSKAIAPHIGWMGGFALVLSSILAGVGAAGILTNAAAVLVGMDSSPVWFDIVVATAFILLTTWLVARGAEESSRTTLILTIIQYGGLLLFAIIMIIPVFRGGQSASAESFSWEWFNPFAIHDFSGLLGGFLVAIFIFWGFDASLAMSEETSGTSADAGRSGVTAILITVATYVIFSVAALAFAGIDPNSDTSLTHEGNVDDVFTTLATQSIGERGAMLAALVVGLSAFSATMSTVMPTARGLLSMATYKALPHRFASVSQASSTPKYATWVIGLTSLAIYCVLDVVSDSVVSDSVYSVGIAIMTYYSVVAISSVVYFWRTAFRSWRTAMGQVILPGIGALILIPVGVVEAYLMADPSTGSGGSLLGIGTAFVVGVLSLAFGVVLMVLWNLKAPAFFRGETLPRERT; the protein is encoded by the coding sequence ATGGCCGAAGACGCAGCAATCGTCGATCCATTGATGCACGGCCTGCGCTCCAAAGGCCTCAAGAAGGGATCGGTCTCCCTCGTGGGAGCGGTCGCCATCGGTCTGGCGGCCACCGCCCCGGCCTATTCGCTGACCGGTGCGCTTGGGCACGGCGCGGAGGAGTCGGGCTACCAGCTCCCGATCGTCTTCATCATCGCCGTCATCCCGATGTACTTCGTCGCACAGGCCTACAAGCACCTCACCGACGCCGCCCCGGATGCCGGCACCGTGTTCACCTGGGGCTCCAAGGCGATCGCACCGCACATCGGCTGGATGGGCGGCTTCGCGCTGGTGCTGTCGTCCATCCTGGCCGGTGTCGGCGCCGCCGGGATCCTGACCAACGCGGCCGCGGTGCTGGTGGGCATGGACTCGTCCCCGGTGTGGTTCGACATCGTCGTCGCCACGGCGTTCATCCTGCTGACGACCTGGCTGGTGGCCCGCGGTGCCGAGGAATCGTCCCGCACCACCCTGATCCTGACGATCATCCAGTATGGCGGGCTGCTGCTGTTCGCGATCATCATGATCATCCCGGTATTCCGCGGTGGGCAGAGCGCAAGCGCCGAGTCGTTCTCCTGGGAGTGGTTCAACCCGTTCGCGATTCACGACTTCAGCGGTCTACTGGGCGGCTTCCTGGTGGCCATCTTCATCTTCTGGGGCTTCGACGCCTCACTGGCGATGTCCGAGGAGACCTCCGGAACGTCGGCCGACGCCGGCCGCAGCGGAGTCACCGCGATCCTGATCACGGTTGCCACCTACGTGATCTTCTCGGTCGCGGCGCTGGCGTTCGCCGGTATCGACCCGAACAGTGACACGAGCCTGACTCACGAGGGCAACGTCGACGACGTGTTCACCACGCTGGCCACCCAGTCGATCGGCGAACGCGGCGCGATGCTGGCGGCGCTGGTGGTCGGGTTGTCCGCGTTCTCGGCGACGATGTCCACCGTCATGCCGACGGCCCGCGGGCTGTTGTCGATGGCGACCTACAAGGCGTTGCCGCACCGGTTCGCCTCGGTGAGCCAAGCGAGTTCGACGCCCAAGTACGCGACCTGGGTGATCGGCCTGACCAGTCTGGCGATCTATTGCGTGCTGGATGTGGTCAGCGACAGCGTGGTGTCGGATTCGGTCTACAGCGTGGGCATCGCGATCATGACGTACTACTCCGTGGTGGCGATCTCCTCGGTGGTGTACTTCTGGCGCACCGCTTTTCGCTCGTGGCGCACGGCGATGGGTCAGGTGATCCTGCCCGGCATCGGTGCGCTGATCTTGATCCCGGTGGGCGTCGTCGAGGCGTACCTGATGGCCGACCCGAGCACCGGTTCGGGCGGCTCCCTCCTCGGCATCGGAACCGCGTTCGTCGTCGGCGTGCTCAGCCTGGCGTTCGGTGTCGTGCTGATGGTCCTGTGGAACCTGAAGGCTCCCGCCTTCTTCCGCGGTGAGACGCTGCCGAGAGAGCGCACTTAG